The following proteins come from a genomic window of Iamia sp. SCSIO 61187:
- a CDS encoding LysR family transcriptional regulator yields the protein MNLLRGARFFLAIHEEGRFGLAATRLGITQPPLSQGLKRFEAALGVSLLQRGPGGVSLTPAGASVLPLVRTLLAAEDELRAAAAALAAASSEVRLGVLPELPDGVVAGLAAVDVAGPDTEVHLQTASSAAIVEEVQRHRLDVGIVEHPAVLGDLSGGDVVLLPTWLLVPAGGAVDGPLRRLVTRPLAVTARSDAPAARDLLADTLLQHGVTHGTVTVADDRAALALVAGGRACALTADPEAGAPAVARVPLGIEPLPLRLRVIHRAGDTGAAEVAERIERHLRASAEP from the coding sequence GTGAACCTGCTCCGGGGGGCCCGGTTCTTCCTCGCCATCCACGAGGAGGGCCGCTTCGGCCTGGCCGCGACGCGCCTGGGCATCACCCAGCCGCCCCTGTCCCAGGGCCTGAAGCGGTTCGAGGCCGCCCTGGGCGTCTCGCTCCTGCAGCGAGGCCCGGGCGGCGTCTCCCTCACCCCCGCCGGGGCGTCGGTGCTGCCGCTCGTCCGCACGCTGCTCGCGGCCGAGGACGAGCTCCGGGCCGCGGCCGCCGCGCTCGCCGCGGCCTCGTCCGAGGTCCGGCTCGGCGTCCTGCCCGAGCTTCCCGACGGGGTGGTCGCCGGGCTGGCCGCCGTCGACGTCGCCGGCCCCGACACCGAGGTCCACCTCCAGACGGCCTCGTCGGCGGCCATCGTCGAGGAGGTCCAGCGGCACCGCCTCGACGTCGGCATCGTCGAGCACCCGGCGGTGCTGGGCGATCTCAGCGGCGGGGACGTCGTGCTGCTGCCGACCTGGCTGCTGGTGCCCGCCGGCGGCGCGGTCGACGGCCCGCTCCGGCGCCTCGTGACCCGCCCGCTGGCGGTGACCGCCCGGAGCGACGCGCCCGCAGCCCGCGACCTGCTGGCCGACACCCTGCTCCAGCACGGTGTCACCCACGGCACCGTCACCGTCGCCGACGATCGCGCCGCGCTCGCCCTCGTCGCGGGCGGCCGGGCCTGCGCCCTCACCGCCGACCCCGAGGCGGGCGCCCCGGCTGTCGCCCGCGTCCCCCTCGGCATCGAACCGTTGCCCCTGCGCCTCCGGGTGATCCACCGGGCGGGCGACACCGGTGCGGCCGAGGTGGCGGAGCGGATCGAGCGCCACCTGCGCGCCTCGGCGGAACCGTGA
- a CDS encoding penicillin-binding transpeptidase domain-containing protein: MLTLRPHRARVAVGAALVLVLAACSGGSDEADEPDPSDPSTTAEAFAAGLPSGEVAGIAFVAPATAAGVAEELDAITAELGDLRPEVEVTTVDEADGDTARASLAVSWSLGPDVEPWIYGVDLHLRRVDDVWAVDWDPSVVEPSLTDGERLEVAHLRPARGEILGAGGVPIVTARPVRRIGIDRATVDPATASTSAVALAQLVGLDDPEGYRGRVDAAGPRAFVEAIVVRTDGSFPLDEAAVAAIPGAVALGDEIPLAPTTAFARPLLGTVGDATAELIEESDGALRPGDTTGLSGLQLAHEEQLRGQPGIEVVARAEGATGRVLVQRERVDGTPLATTLDVPAQTVAEDVLADVGPASAVVAIRPSSGEVLAAASGPGGEGYSTATVGQYAPGSTFKVVTALALLRAGIDLEAELDCPATIDVGGRSFKNYDDYPASRTGAISLRQAIASSCNTALIGSEGVVSQADLAAAAEALGLGRDPVLGVPSFTGSVPDEAEQVEHAASMIGQGRVLASPLAMATVAATIARGEVVTPTLVAGPDGAPDAGEPPAEPITPEEAEALRSLMRAVVTDGSATFLADVPGAEVGAKTGTAEYGEERPPRTHAWMIAVQGDLAVSVFVEDGAGGATTAGPILEEALRGLQPG, translated from the coding sequence ATGCTCACGCTCCGACCGCACCGAGCCCGGGTCGCCGTCGGCGCCGCCCTCGTCCTCGTCCTCGCCGCCTGCAGCGGAGGGTCCGACGAAGCCGACGAGCCCGACCCGTCGGACCCGTCCACGACCGCCGAGGCCTTCGCCGCCGGCCTCCCGTCGGGCGAGGTGGCCGGCATCGCCTTCGTCGCCCCGGCCACGGCCGCCGGGGTGGCCGAGGAGCTCGACGCCATCACCGCCGAGCTGGGCGACCTGCGACCGGAGGTCGAGGTCACCACCGTCGACGAGGCCGACGGCGACACCGCCCGGGCGTCGCTGGCCGTCAGCTGGTCCCTCGGGCCCGACGTCGAGCCGTGGATCTACGGCGTCGACCTCCACCTCCGACGGGTGGACGACGTCTGGGCGGTCGACTGGGACCCGTCGGTCGTCGAGCCGAGCCTGACCGACGGCGAGCGCCTCGAGGTCGCCCACCTCCGCCCGGCCCGGGGCGAGATCCTGGGCGCCGGCGGGGTCCCCATCGTGACGGCGCGCCCGGTGCGGCGGATCGGCATCGACCGCGCGACGGTCGATCCGGCGACGGCGTCGACCTCGGCGGTGGCGCTGGCCCAGCTCGTCGGCCTGGACGATCCCGAGGGCTACCGCGGCAGGGTCGACGCGGCCGGTCCCCGCGCCTTCGTCGAGGCGATCGTCGTGCGGACCGACGGCTCGTTCCCGCTCGACGAGGCCGCCGTCGCCGCCATCCCGGGGGCCGTCGCCCTGGGCGACGAGATCCCGCTCGCCCCCACCACTGCCTTCGCCCGCCCGCTGCTGGGCACGGTCGGGGACGCCACCGCCGAGCTCATCGAGGAGTCCGACGGGGCGCTGCGCCCGGGTGACACCACCGGCCTGTCGGGTCTGCAGCTCGCCCACGAGGAGCAGCTCCGGGGCCAGCCCGGCATCGAGGTCGTGGCCCGGGCCGAGGGCGCGACCGGGCGGGTCCTGGTGCAGCGCGAGCGGGTCGACGGCACGCCGCTGGCGACGACCTTGGACGTCCCGGCCCAGACGGTGGCCGAGGACGTCCTGGCCGACGTCGGCCCGGCCAGTGCGGTGGTGGCGATCCGGCCCTCGTCGGGTGAGGTGCTGGCGGCGGCGAGCGGGCCGGGCGGAGAGGGCTACTCGACCGCCACCGTGGGCCAGTACGCGCCGGGATCGACGTTCAAGGTGGTCACCGCCCTCGCCCTGCTCCGAGCGGGCATCGACCTCGAGGCCGAGCTGGACTGCCCGGCGACGATCGACGTGGGCGGCCGATCATTCAAGAACTACGACGACTACCCGGCCTCCCGCACCGGCGCGATCAGCCTCCGCCAGGCGATCGCCAGCTCGTGCAACACCGCCCTCATCGGCTCGGAGGGCGTGGTCTCGCAGGCGGACCTGGCCGCCGCCGCCGAGGCCCTGGGGCTGGGACGGGATCCGGTGCTCGGCGTCCCGTCGTTCACGGGGTCGGTGCCGGACGAGGCCGAGCAGGTGGAGCACGCGGCGTCGATGATCGGCCAGGGCCGGGTGCTGGCGTCGCCGCTGGCGATGGCCACGGTGGCGGCGACGATCGCCCGGGGCGAGGTTGTGACGCCGACCCTCGTGGCCGGCCCGGACGGGGCCCCCGACGCCGGTGAGCCCCCGGCAGAGCCGATCACGCCCGAGGAGGCGGAGGCGCTGCGGAGCCTGATGCGTGCCGTCGTCACCGACGGCAGTGCGACGTTCCTCGCCGACGTGCCCGGGGCCGAGGTCGGTGCCAAGACCGGCACCGCCGAGTACGGCGAGGAGCGGCCGCCCCGCACCCACGCCTGGATGATCGCCGTGCAGGGCGACCTCGCCGTCAGCGTGTTCGTCGAGGACGGCGCGGGCGGAGCGACGACCGCCGGCCCGATCCTCGAGGAGGCCCTGCGCGGCCTGCAACCGGGCTGA
- a CDS encoding RNA polymerase sigma-70 factor yields MSEEPFAQHRGLLFTVAYEMLGSAADAEDVVQETWLRWADVDHAAVRDPRAYLVRIVTRQGLNRLRSVARRREEYVGEWLPEPLLTTPDVAADVELAESVSIAMLTVLETLGPAERAVFVLREVFETPYDEIADAVGKTPAAVRQIAHRAREHVAARRPRVTVSTTEQQEVVDRFLAAVRDGDVQALLDVLAPDVVVVADGGGVVAAARRPMEGAAFVARALSGLARLDAVVDATPAWVNGSPGGRITIGGQLDTAVSLTIEDGRITRVYAIRNPHKLAGMAEEATLTRS; encoded by the coding sequence ATGAGCGAGGAACCCTTCGCCCAGCACCGCGGGCTGCTGTTCACCGTCGCCTACGAGATGCTCGGCTCGGCGGCCGACGCCGAGGACGTCGTCCAGGAGACCTGGCTGCGGTGGGCCGACGTCGACCACGCCGCGGTGCGCGACCCCCGGGCCTACCTTGTCCGCATCGTGACCCGCCAGGGCCTGAACCGGCTGCGGTCGGTGGCCCGCCGGCGCGAGGAGTACGTCGGCGAGTGGCTGCCCGAGCCGCTGCTGACCACGCCGGACGTCGCCGCCGACGTGGAGCTGGCCGAGAGCGTCTCGATCGCCATGCTGACGGTGCTCGAGACCCTCGGCCCGGCCGAGCGCGCCGTGTTCGTCCTGCGCGAGGTGTTCGAGACGCCGTACGACGAGATCGCCGATGCGGTCGGCAAGACCCCCGCCGCCGTCCGCCAGATCGCCCACCGGGCGCGCGAGCATGTCGCCGCCCGCCGCCCCCGGGTGACGGTCAGCACGACCGAGCAGCAGGAGGTGGTCGACCGCTTCCTCGCCGCCGTCCGCGACGGTGACGTGCAGGCCCTGCTCGACGTCCTCGCCCCCGACGTCGTCGTGGTGGCCGACGGGGGTGGCGTGGTCGCCGCCGCCCGCCGCCCGATGGAGGGCGCCGCCTTCGTGGCCAGGGCCCTGTCGGGCCTGGCCCGCCTGGACGCCGTCGTCGACGCCACGCCCGCCTGGGTCAACGGGTCACCGGGCGGCCGGATCACCATCGGCGGCCAGCTCGACACCGCCGTCAGCCTCACGATCGAGGACGGGCGGATCACCCGCGTCTACGCCATCCGCAACCCGCACAAGCTGGCCGGCATGGCCGAGGAGGCGACCCTCACCCGCTCCTGA